In Anaerococcus prevotii DSM 20548, the genomic window ATCAAAGGTCTCATCTGTAAGATGGGCATGAGTATCTATTAGGGCCATTAGCTTACCTTTGCTCCTGGCTTTAAGTCTTCTAGAGTTGATAGGAGGGATAGGTCATCATCAAAGTCTGCTGCAAGAAGCATGCCTTGAGATTCGATTCCACGCATCTTCCTTGGAGCGAGATTTCTTACGACGATTACATTTTTACCTAATAAATCTTCTGGAGCATACCATTTCTTGATACCAGAAACTATTGTTCTTGGCTCATCTTCTCCTATATCTACCTTAAAGACTAAGAGCTTGTCTGCATTCGGATGTTCCTTAGCTTCTAGGATCTTACCTACAACTAGGTCGACTTTGGTGAAGTCTTCGAAGTCTATATATTCTTCCTTAGATTCTTCATCTTCCTTCTTATTCTTATTAAGTCTTTTCTCTATAAGGGCACCATTTGCCTCATGAAGCTTAACAAGTTCCTTGTCTATGTCAAGTCTATCGAATAGATTAGCTCCCTTACTTACCCTAGCTCCTTCTTCAAGAAGGCCAAACTCTCCTGCTGATTCAAAGCCCTTATTATCAGTGCCGATTTTTTCTAGGATTGTTGCTGTTGTGTTTTTCATAACTGGCTCGATTAGTTGGGCTACTATTCTGATAGTTTCAGCGAGATTGTATAAGACTCTGTCTAGTCTTTCTTTATTAGCTTCGTCACGACCCAAGATCCATGGCTCAGTCTCGTCTACGTATTTGTTGGCACGACGAATTAGGGTCCAAACAGCTTCAAGGGCAGCGTTAAAGTTAAACTCATCCATTAGCTTGTTAAACTTAGTGTAAGTTTCTTCTGCAAGGGTGATGAGCTCATCATCAAAGCTATCTGATACTGTTCCCTTTCTTACTTCTCCTCCGTTATATTTAGCTATCATTGATGTAGTTCTTGATACTAGGTTACCTAGGTCATTTACTAGGTCAGAATTATATCTTTCCATGTATTTTCTAGCTGAGAAGTTGCCGTCAGATCCAAAGTTAAACTCACGTAGCATGTAGAATTTAAGGGCATCTACCCCATAAAGGTCTACGAGTGGTTCTGGATACATGATATTTCCCTTGGACTTACTCATCTTGTCATTGTCAAAAAGAATCCAACCATGGGCAAATACCTTCTCTGGAAGTGGAAGATCTAGGGCCATTAGTAGGGCTGGCCAGATTATTGTATGAAATCTTACTATATCTTTTCCGATTAGATGAACTCCAGCAGGCCAGTATCTTTCAAATTTAGCCTTATCATCTCCATAGCCTATGGCAGATAAGTAGCATGATAGGGCATCAATCCAAACATAGACAACGTGTTCATTATCAAAAGGCACATCAACTCCCCAATCGAAGGAATTTCTTGTAACAGATAGGTCAGAAAGTCCCTTGTCGATGAAGTTGTTTAGCATTTCCTTTTGCCTAAATTGTGGCTCCAAGAATTCTGGATGTTCTTTGAAAAGCTCTTTCAATCTGTCTGTATATTTGGAAAGTCTAAAGAAATAAGTTTCTTCTTCTTGATATTCTACTTCCCTACCGCAATCTGGGCAGTGGCCATCTTCTAATTGAGACTCAGTCCAGAAGGTCTCACAAGGTGTACAATAATATCCCTTATATTCTCCCTTGTAGATATCTCCCTTCTCGTAAAGTTTGGTAAAGATTTCAGCGACATCCTTTTCGTGTTGGTCTTCGGTTGACCTAATGAAGGTATCGTAGTCGATTTCAAGCTTTTTCCAAAGCTCTTTTGTCTCTTCCGCTATGATATCGACAAACTTTTGAGGACTAGTACCAGCATCTAGGGCTGTTCTCATGATCTTTTGTCCGTGTTCGTCTGTTCCTGTAGTTAAGTAGGCATCAAAGCCCTTTAAGTTTTTATATCTTTTGAGCACATCTGCTATGACTGATGTGTAAGTATTTCCGATATGCAAGTTTGAGTTTGGATAGTATATCGGTGTTGTAATGTAATAAGCTTTCTTCTCTGTCATAATAGTCCTTTCTTAATCTTACGATTATACTAGCTTTATGATACTTCAAATCATGCCAAAAATCATTTTTAGAAATTAATATTGTAAAAAACTTATCAAATTCATAATTATCTGGTATAATACGACAATATCGTATTTATTAGAAAATATGTTTATATTTACATAAAAATAAAAGGAGGAAAAATGGATTTTATTTTACGAGCAGCTGACTTTATGTGGGCAAACGTTATAGGGTATGTGCTTTTGGCAGTAGGACTCTACTATTCTCTAAGGCTAGGCTTTCCACAATTTAGACATGCACGCTTAATCAAAAAAGTTATCAAGAAGAATCTTAAGGCAAGCGACGGAGTAAGCGGATTCGCAGCCCTTGCCACAGCGGTAGGAGGACAGGTTGGAACAGGTTCTCTAGTAGGAGTGGCGACAGCCATAAGTCTAGGTGGACCTGGAGCGGTATTTTGGATGTGGATTACAGCGCTTTTGGGCATGGTAATCACATTTGCAGAAACTGTCCTAGGACAAATCTACAGGGTAAAGATCGAAGATGGGTCTTACAGGGGAGGACCAAGCTATTATGTGCAATTCGGTCTTAAATCTAGGTTTATGGGAATAGTCACAGCTTTCTTTTACATCTTGGGAGTGGGTCTTTGTATAGCCTTTATGCAATCAAACTCAATAAGCCAAGCCTTTACAGGAGTTGTTGATCTAAACCCAATTATTCCTGGAATCGCCGTTACCATAGCAGCCTTTATAATCACAATCGGTGGAGTTAAAAGACTTACTGACTTTTCGTCAAAAGTCGTTCCGGTAATGGCCCTTGCTTATATCATAGTAGTTTTAGTAATTATAATTACTCATATCAGCAAATTCCCAGCTGTTTTAGGAATGATTTTTACAAGTGCCTTTAAGCCTCAGGCAGCCCTCGGTGGAATGGTAGGACATACTGTAATGGATGCCTTTAGACAAGGTGTTGCTAGAGGACTTTTCTCAAACGATGCTGGAAATGGTATAGCAGGTATCATGCATGCAGCAGCAGACGTAGACCACCCAGCAGAGCAAGGATTTCTTGGAATGTTTGGTACCTTCGTTACTACAATCATAATTTGCTCCCTATCAGCCTTCGCCCTACTTTTAACAGGAGTTGTGGGAAACCCTGATAGTGGTGTAGGAATAAACCTCGTCCAAGACGCCTTCCAAAGCATCTTGGGAGTTCCTGGCAGATGGCTAGTGTTTTTCGCCATGCTAATGTTTGGCTTTACAACACTAATAGCAGACCTATTCTATGGTGAGAGTAATGTAAGGCTAATCTTTAAGGACAAATACAAAATCCCTCTTTGGATCTATAGGATTATCGCCTTCATCATGTTTTTGGTGGCAACTCAAATGGACCTTGAGCTCGTTTGGGGCTTTATAGATGTCTTTGTAGGAATAGTAGTCTTTATCAACGTTATAAGCTTATTCTTCCTATTTAAGGATGTAAAAGGAATCTTAGATGACTACCAAAATCAACTTAAAGAAGGAAAAGAAAATCCAGTTTGGAAAAGAGATAAAGAATATCATCTATAAGCTAAGGCAGGCCCTATCTATGTGGGGCTTGCTTTTAACTTTAAGACCGTGTATACTGTATACAGAATAAAACTTACAATGAAACCCAGTAGTTGTCCTTAGGGATAGCGAATTACACTTCATTTTGTTTAAGACCTGCCTAGAGTCTATCCTGGGCGCTGAGTATAAAAAAAGCTGGTACCGCATTAGTTGCGCTTTTATGCTCTTTTTTTGTACCTACTTTTAAGATATAGAAAGGATGTTAGATGAAATTTACTTACGAAAAAGAATATGACAATGTCTTCGATGAGCTTGTAGATCGTGGCTACTACGAACAAGCAACCAACGAGGAAGAACTTAAGAAATTACTAAAGGAAGAATCAGTTAAATTCTACTGTGGCTTCGATGCTACAGCAGATTCTCTAACCGTGGGCCATCTTATCCAAATTATGGTAATGATGCGTATGCAAAACTACGGCCACAGACCTGTTGCCCTTCTTGGTGGAGGAACTACCCTAATAGGAGACCCTTCAGGTAGGAGCGATATGAGAAAGGTCATGACAGAAGAGATGATCGATCACAATGCAGAATGCTTCTACAATCAATTCCAAAGATTCTTAGACTTCTCCGAAGGCGGAGCGACTATGCTAAACAACAAAGACTGGC contains:
- the metG gene encoding methionine--tRNA ligase, with translation MTEKKAYYITTPIYYPNSNLHIGNTYTSVIADVLKRYKNLKGFDAYLTTGTDEHGQKIMRTALDAGTSPQKFVDIIAEETKELWKKLEIDYDTFIRSTEDQHEKDVAEIFTKLYEKGDIYKGEYKGYYCTPCETFWTESQLEDGHCPDCGREVEYQEEETYFFRLSKYTDRLKELFKEHPEFLEPQFRQKEMLNNFIDKGLSDLSVTRNSFDWGVDVPFDNEHVVYVWIDALSCYLSAIGYGDDKAKFERYWPAGVHLIGKDIVRFHTIIWPALLMALDLPLPEKVFAHGWILFDNDKMSKSKGNIMYPEPLVDLYGVDALKFYMLREFNFGSDGNFSARKYMERYNSDLVNDLGNLVSRTTSMIAKYNGGEVRKGTVSDSFDDELITLAEETYTKFNKLMDEFNFNAALEAVWTLIRRANKYVDETEPWILGRDEANKERLDRVLYNLAETIRIVAQLIEPVMKNTTATILEKIGTDNKGFESAGEFGLLEEGARVSKGANLFDRLDIDKELVKLHEANGALIEKRLNKNKKEDEESKEEYIDFEDFTKVDLVVGKILEAKEHPNADKLLVFKVDIGEDEPRTIVSGIKKWYAPEDLLGKNVIVVRNLAPRKMRGIESQGMLLAADFDDDLSLLSTLEDLKPGAKVS
- a CDS encoding alanine/glycine:cation symporter family protein; this encodes MDFILRAADFMWANVIGYVLLAVGLYYSLRLGFPQFRHARLIKKVIKKNLKASDGVSGFAALATAVGGQVGTGSLVGVATAISLGGPGAVFWMWITALLGMVITFAETVLGQIYRVKIEDGSYRGGPSYYVQFGLKSRFMGIVTAFFYILGVGLCIAFMQSNSISQAFTGVVDLNPIIPGIAVTIAAFIITIGGVKRLTDFSSKVVPVMALAYIIVVLVIIITHISKFPAVLGMIFTSAFKPQAALGGMVGHTVMDAFRQGVARGLFSNDAGNGIAGIMHAAADVDHPAEQGFLGMFGTFVTTIIICSLSAFALLLTGVVGNPDSGVGINLVQDAFQSILGVPGRWLVFFAMLMFGFTTLIADLFYGESNVRLIFKDKYKIPLWIYRIIAFIMFLVATQMDLELVWGFIDVFVGIVVFINVISLFFLFKDVKGILDDYQNQLKEGKENPVWKRDKEYHL